From a single Loxodonta africana isolate mLoxAfr1 chromosome 9, mLoxAfr1.hap2, whole genome shotgun sequence genomic region:
- the PTGES2 gene encoding prostaglandin E synthase 2 isoform X2 produces the protein MKATNDQGKEVTEFCNKYWLMLDEKEAQRIYGGKEARTEEMKWRQWADDWLVHLISPNVYRTPSEALASFDYIVHEGKFGAVEGAVAKYVGAAAMYFISKRLKSRHHLQDDVREDLYEAANKWVAAVGKDRPFMGGQKPNLADLAVYGVLRVMEGLEAFNDLMHHTRIQPWYLRVEKAIKETLPVH, from the exons ATGAAGGCCACCAACGACCAGGGCAAGGAGGTGACCGAGTTCTGCAACAAGTACTGGCTGATGCTGGATGAGAAGGAGGCCCAGCGGATATATGGCGGGAAGGAGGCCAGGAC GGAGGAGATGAAGTGGCGGCAGTGGGCAGATGACTGGCTGGTGCACCTCATCTCCCCCAACGTGTACCGTACGCCCTCCGAGGCCCTGGCCTCCTTTGATTACATCGTCCACGAGGGCAAGTTCGGGGCCGTGGAGGGCGCCGTGGCCAAGTATGTGGGTGCAGCTGCCATGTACTTCATCAGCAAGCGACTCAAGAGCAG ACACCACCTCCAGGATGACGTGCGTGAGGACCTCTACGAGGCTGCCAACAAGTGGGTGGCCGCAGTGGGCAAAGACCGGCCCTTCATGGGGGGCCAGAAACCTAACCTTGCTGATTTG GCGGTGTATGGCGTGCTGCGTGTAATGGAGGGTCTGGAGGCCTTCAACGACCTCATGCATCACACACGTATCCAGCCCTGGTACCTGCGAGTGGAGAAGGCCATCAAGGAGACCCTCCCAGTGCACTGA
- the BBLN gene encoding bublin coiled-coil protein: MSGPNGDLGMPVEPGAEGEDDGFGEAEYAAINSMLDQINSCLDHLEEKNDHLHARLQELLESNRQTRLEFQQQLGDASSDATH; the protein is encoded by the exons ATGTCGGGCCCCAACGGGGACCTAGGCATGCCGGTGGAGCCGGGTGCGGAAGGCGAGGATGACGGCTTCGGGGAAGCAG aATATGCTGCCATCAACTCCATGTTGGACCAAATCAACTCTTGCCTGGACCACCTGGAGGAAAAGAATGACCACCTCCACGCCCGCCTACAGGAGCTGCTCGAGTCCAATCGGCAAACACGCCTCGAGTTCCAGCAGCAGCTTGGGGATGCCTCCAGTGATGCTACCCACTAG
- the PTGES2 gene encoding prostaglandin E synthase 2 isoform X1, producing the protein MAVAARALWSGGRSVAWRLGCRLGPGLRVQSRAGLAGAAGGPGPAVTARKGNPRLLGAAALALGGALGLYHTARWHLRSQDLGAEHSAAQLSLSSHLQLTLYQYKTCPFCSKVRAFLDFHALPYQVVEVNPVRRAEIKFSSYRKVPILLAQEGDCLQQLNDSSVIISALKTHLVSGQPLEEIITYYPPMKATNDQGKEVTEFCNKYWLMLDEKEAQRIYGGKEARTEEMKWRQWADDWLVHLISPNVYRTPSEALASFDYIVHEGKFGAVEGAVAKYVGAAAMYFISKRLKSRHHLQDDVREDLYEAANKWVAAVGKDRPFMGGQKPNLADLAVYGVLRVMEGLEAFNDLMHHTRIQPWYLRVEKAIKETLPVH; encoded by the exons ATGGCCGTAGCGGCGCGAGCGCTGTGGTCCGGCGGCCGCTCTGTGGCCTGGAGGTTGGGCTGTCGCCTCGGGCCTGGGCTCCGGGTGCAGAGCCGGGCCGGTCTCGCGGGGGCGGCGGGCGGCCCGGGCCCCGCAGTCACGGCCCGCAAAGGGAACCCACGTCTGCTGGGAGCGGCGGCGCTAGCCCTGGGGGGCGCCCTAGGGCTGTACCACACGGCCCGGTGGCACCTGCGCTCCCAGGACCTCGGTGCAGAGCACTCGGCTGCGCAG CTGTCCCTGTCGAGCCACCTGCAGCTGACCCTGTACCAGTACAAGACGTGTCCCTTCTGCAGCAAGGTCCGCGCCTTCCTGGATTTCCACGCCCTGCCCTACCAGGTGGTGGAGGTGAACCCCGTGCGCAGGGCGGAGATCAAGTTCTCCTCCTACAGGAAGGTGCCCATCTTGCTGGCCCAGGAAGGTGACTGCTTG CAACAACTGAATGATTCCTCTGTCATCATCAGTGCCCTCAAGACACACCTGGTGTCAGG GCAGCCCCTGGAGGAGATCATCACGTACTACCCACCCATGAAGGCCACCAACGACCAGGGCAAGGAGGTGACCGAGTTCTGCAACAAGTACTGGCTGATGCTGGATGAGAAGGAGGCCCAGCGGATATATGGCGGGAAGGAGGCCAGGAC GGAGGAGATGAAGTGGCGGCAGTGGGCAGATGACTGGCTGGTGCACCTCATCTCCCCCAACGTGTACCGTACGCCCTCCGAGGCCCTGGCCTCCTTTGATTACATCGTCCACGAGGGCAAGTTCGGGGCCGTGGAGGGCGCCGTGGCCAAGTATGTGGGTGCAGCTGCCATGTACTTCATCAGCAAGCGACTCAAGAGCAG ACACCACCTCCAGGATGACGTGCGTGAGGACCTCTACGAGGCTGCCAACAAGTGGGTGGCCGCAGTGGGCAAAGACCGGCCCTTCATGGGGGGCCAGAAACCTAACCTTGCTGATTTG GCGGTGTATGGCGTGCTGCGTGTAATGGAGGGTCTGGAGGCCTTCAACGACCTCATGCATCACACACGTATCCAGCCCTGGTACCTGCGAGTGGAGAAGGCCATCAAGGAGACCCTCCCAGTGCACTGA
- the LCN2 gene encoding neutrophil gelatinase-associated lipocalin, which translates to MPLNLLWLGLTLLGALQTQAQTHSPTLIPAPPLLRVPLQPDFQDDKFQGKWYVIGLAGNAVEKKEQGQFKMYTTTYELKEDGSYNVTSTLLQEDGKCSYWIRTFVPSFQPGQFNLGNIKNFPGLQSYTVRVTATNYNQFAIVFFKKVSKNGEYFKTTLYGRTKELTPELKERFIRFAKSLGLSDHIIFPVPIDRCIDDA; encoded by the exons ATGCCCCTAAATCTCCTGTGGCTCGGCCTCACCCTGCTGGGGGCCCTGCAGACCCAGGCCCAGACACACAGCCCAACCCTGATTCCTGCCCCCCCTTTGCTCAGGGTCCCTCTGCAGCCAGACTTCCAGGATGACAAG TTCCAGGGGAAGTGGTACGTCATTGGCCTGGCGGGGAACGCAGTTGAGAAAAAAGAACAAGGCCAGTTTAAGATGTACACCACCACCTATGAGCTGAAAGAAGATGGCAGCTACAATGTCACCTCCACCCTGCTCCA GGAGGATGGGAAGTGTTCCTACTGGATCAGAACTTTTGTCCCAAGTTTCCAGCCAGGCCAGTTCAACCTGGGCAACATTAAGA ATTTCCCAGGTTTGCAGAGCTATACGGTGCGTGTGACAGCCACCAACTACAACCAGTTTGCCATAGTGTTCTTCAAGAAGGTTTCTAAAAACGGAGAGTACTTCAAAACCACCCTCTACG GGAGAACCAAGGAGCTGACCCCTGAGCTGAAGGAGCGCTTCATTCGCTTCGCCAAATCTCTGGGCCTCTCTGACCACATCATCTTCCCTGTCCCAATTG ACCGGTGCATTGATGATGCGTGA